A window of Tautonia plasticadhaerens contains these coding sequences:
- a CDS encoding DUF58 domain-containing protein gives MVEYQSYLNPQTLANVEGLGLQARLIVEGYVAGMHKSPYHGFSVEFSQHREYAPGDDVRHIDWKVWSKTDKYYLKQYEEETNLLTYVMLDASASMGYASEENVSKLKYGQFIAAALSYLVLSQQDSVGLAVFDDKIRRFLKPSGQPSHLKELIRVMDSEPARERTGLGPILHEMAERIGRRGIVVLISDLLDGEPADLISGLKHFRHRGHEVVLFHVLDPAEVEFPFRQVTKFKGIEIPEELLTDPTALREGYLAEMATFTEAVRTGCRLADIDYVPLRTDQALDAALTGYLATRLARTRKGPRRA, from the coding sequence GTGGTCGAGTACCAAAGCTATTTAAATCCGCAGACGCTGGCTAACGTCGAGGGGCTGGGCCTCCAGGCCCGGCTCATCGTCGAGGGCTACGTCGCCGGGATGCACAAGAGCCCCTACCACGGGTTCTCGGTGGAGTTCTCGCAGCACCGCGAGTACGCCCCCGGCGACGACGTCCGCCACATCGACTGGAAGGTCTGGTCGAAGACCGACAAGTACTACCTCAAGCAGTACGAGGAGGAGACCAACCTCCTGACGTACGTGATGCTCGACGCCAGCGCCTCGATGGGCTACGCCTCCGAGGAGAACGTGTCGAAGCTGAAGTACGGCCAGTTCATCGCCGCGGCCCTCTCGTACCTGGTGCTCTCGCAGCAGGACTCGGTCGGCCTGGCGGTCTTCGACGACAAGATCCGGCGGTTCCTCAAGCCCTCGGGCCAGCCGTCCCACCTGAAGGAGCTGATCCGGGTGATGGACTCCGAGCCGGCCCGGGAGCGGACCGGGCTGGGGCCGATCCTGCACGAGATGGCGGAGCGGATCGGCCGCCGGGGGATCGTCGTCCTCATCAGCGACCTGCTCGACGGCGAGCCGGCCGACCTGATCTCCGGCCTGAAGCACTTCCGGCATCGGGGGCACGAGGTCGTCCTCTTCCACGTCCTCGACCCGGCCGAGGTCGAATTCCCCTTCCGCCAGGTCACGAAGTTCAAGGGCATCGAGATCCCCGAAGAGCTGCTCACCGACCCGACCGCGCTGCGGGAGGGCTACCTCGCCGAGATGGCTACCTTCACCGAGGCCGTCCGCACCGGCTGCCGACTGGCCGATATCGACTACGTGCCGCTGCGGACCGACCAGGCGCTCGACGCCGCCCTGACCGGCTACCTCGCCACCCGATTGGCCCGCACCCGGAAGGGCCCCCGACGCGCCTGA
- a CDS encoding BatA domain-containing protein, translated as MTSPTLLAIGFANPLLLWGLAAATLPILLHLLNRRRYREESWAAMRFLLAAVRKNQKRIRLEHWLLLLVRTLLVACLVLALAQPFLESTGAVPLLAGRRTHRVIVLDGTMSMAYAPAGTSRFSRAVEYADAYVQGARNGDAISVLMLGDPPRVVIGAPSPNHAEVRQEIEQLRPTHGTGDVDATLAKVREVLDSSDLPQSEVLFLTDLQGMTWRVGEEDDSALKRAVDELERDRANCVVVDLGDAGRSNRAVVDLALDTPIVVRGGPSAVITARLANFGPEVESGVRAQLVVDGKLGPERRVDLPPGQEVPVAFSYRFEDPGDHVVEIRLDEDRLAVDDSRRLAVPVRDHLEALLVNGDYNPEPFQSETDYLAQALSPSEGSDQTPSPIRVDVVTESQLSRRDLGRYDVIMLCNVARISRGEVGAIDRFLRQGGGVVYFAGDRVQVDEANAAIFAGIPGSEQSEGTGFLPARLGEVVDAGGESAEQLARAPEFDPLGFAHPIVSIYQGAPAQVVAGLTGVKTWRSFDLLLPEGSNARRALAFTDGRPAVLTMPRHRGFVVQVATTADDDWTTWPLHPSYPPVVEQMALFAASGRMSQRNVPVGQPLDQAIPDDAPGASATVIRPDGREEPGQLADEGDDGPRFRFEGTDLSGIYTARLGPAPTRELTFAANPDPAESDPARADDATLSALFPRWTFSRWDGGPVDRTAAASVGRRGELHRALLLGVLGLVLGESTLAWWIGRRR; from the coding sequence GTGACGAGCCCCACGCTGCTGGCCATCGGATTCGCCAACCCCCTGCTGCTCTGGGGGCTCGCCGCCGCCACGCTGCCGATCCTGCTGCACTTGCTGAACCGGCGGAGGTATCGCGAGGAATCCTGGGCGGCGATGCGGTTCCTGCTGGCCGCGGTCCGCAAGAACCAGAAGCGGATCCGGCTGGAGCACTGGCTCTTGCTGCTGGTCCGGACGCTCTTGGTCGCCTGCCTCGTGCTCGCACTGGCGCAGCCCTTCCTGGAGTCGACCGGGGCGGTCCCCCTGCTGGCCGGCCGCCGGACCCACCGGGTGATCGTGCTCGACGGGACGATGAGCATGGCCTACGCCCCGGCGGGCACCTCGCGATTCTCCCGGGCCGTCGAGTATGCGGACGCTTACGTCCAGGGGGCCCGCAACGGGGACGCGATCAGCGTCCTGATGCTGGGCGACCCTCCGCGGGTCGTCATCGGCGCACCCTCGCCGAATCACGCCGAGGTGCGGCAGGAGATCGAGCAACTCCGGCCGACCCACGGCACGGGCGATGTCGACGCCACCCTGGCCAAGGTCCGGGAGGTGCTCGACTCGTCCGACCTCCCCCAGTCGGAGGTCCTGTTCCTCACCGACCTCCAGGGGATGACCTGGCGGGTCGGGGAGGAGGACGACTCGGCGTTGAAGCGGGCCGTGGACGAGCTGGAGCGTGACCGGGCCAACTGCGTCGTCGTCGACCTGGGGGACGCCGGCCGGTCGAACCGGGCGGTGGTGGACCTGGCGCTCGACACGCCGATCGTCGTCCGGGGGGGCCCCTCGGCCGTGATCACGGCCCGCCTGGCCAATTTCGGGCCCGAGGTCGAGTCGGGGGTCCGGGCCCAACTGGTCGTGGACGGGAAGCTCGGCCCCGAGCGGAGGGTCGACCTGCCCCCGGGGCAGGAGGTCCCGGTCGCCTTCTCCTATCGCTTCGAGGATCCCGGAGACCACGTCGTCGAGATCCGGCTCGACGAGGACCGGCTCGCCGTCGACGACTCCCGGAGGCTCGCCGTCCCGGTCCGGGATCACCTGGAAGCCCTGCTCGTCAACGGCGACTACAACCCCGAGCCGTTCCAGTCCGAGACCGACTACCTCGCGCAGGCGCTCAGCCCCTCGGAGGGTTCGGACCAAACGCCGTCGCCGATCCGGGTCGACGTCGTGACCGAGTCGCAGCTCTCCCGGCGCGACCTGGGACGCTACGACGTGATCATGCTCTGCAACGTCGCCCGGATCAGCCGGGGGGAGGTGGGGGCGATCGACCGCTTCCTGCGGCAGGGGGGCGGCGTGGTCTACTTCGCCGGGGACCGGGTCCAGGTCGACGAGGCCAACGCGGCGATCTTCGCGGGCATCCCCGGCTCGGAGCAATCCGAGGGGACTGGCTTCCTGCCGGCCCGGCTCGGGGAGGTGGTCGACGCCGGGGGTGAGTCCGCCGAGCAACTCGCCCGGGCGCCCGAGTTCGATCCCCTGGGCTTCGCGCACCCGATCGTCTCGATCTATCAGGGGGCCCCGGCGCAGGTCGTCGCCGGCCTGACCGGCGTGAAGACCTGGCGGTCGTTCGACCTGCTCCTGCCGGAAGGCTCCAACGCGAGGCGGGCGCTGGCCTTCACGGACGGACGCCCCGCCGTGCTCACCATGCCCCGGCATCGCGGCTTCGTCGTCCAGGTCGCCACGACGGCCGACGACGACTGGACCACCTGGCCCTTGCACCCGAGCTACCCCCCGGTGGTCGAGCAGATGGCCCTGTTCGCCGCCTCGGGGAGGATGTCGCAACGGAACGTCCCGGTCGGCCAGCCGCTCGACCAGGCGATCCCGGACGACGCCCCGGGCGCCTCGGCGACGGTCATCCGCCCCGACGGCCGGGAGGAGCCCGGGCAGTTGGCGGACGAGGGGGACGACGGTCCCCGGTTCCGGTTCGAGGGGACCGACCTCTCCGGCATCTACACCGCCCGGCTGGGTCCGGCGCCGACCCGGGAGTTGACCTTCGCCGCCAACCCCGACCCGGCCGAGAGCGACCCCGCCCGGGCCGACGACGCGACCCTCTCGGCCCTGTTCCCCCGCTGGACCTTCTCCCGGTGGGACGGCGGACCCGTCGACCGGACGGCCGCGGCCTCCGTGGGGAGGAGGGGGGAGCTGCACCGCGCCCTGCTGCTGGGGGTGCTCGGGCTGGTGCTCGGCGAGTCGACCCTGGCCTGGTGGATCGGCCGACGACGCTGA
- a CDS encoding VWA domain-containing protein, with the protein MESLLRNLALQMGASPASPGEELTPYLRFERPWSQGALLLVLLVGTFLIVRLYLGERGGSLFYRLGLASLRVGLLVLTMFLIAEAVLVVERVDLPYLVLMADDSASMVREDQYADEAAGARARELAGETDQPDASRFALVRSWLARDDASLLRSLQEQHRVRLYLVSGSARELAEVTDPEDIGPALEAMGEVQAQGEQSRLGVGVRQVLTELRGAPPSAIILLTDGQTTRGEALSDVAPLAARKGVPIFTIGVGDDTPPRDLALSDLVVDDVVFVGDTVRFEAKLSSRGFEGRPISVRLIEAPPDSGDSAVDRGREVAAVQVDAPPDGQAVPFELVHRPEEIGRFDYVVVAEEQPREDRSENNRLRRTIAVREDKIKVLLVDGQPRYEFRYLKTFLERRPESIDLDVVLQTADPEYSAQDAAALPTFPTSTEGEEGLFSYDVIILGDADPLYFSASQLQSLADFVTEQGGGLVLAAGEFFNPVSYQGTPLEPIIPVQLSGARNPILGGESIEPFQMRLTGEGRSSPLFRLADDEASSLQVWNNLPPHYWYVEAPRTQPAAFVLAEHPAATGADGPVPLVAYQFVGAGKALFMGIDDTWRWRIGVADRYFGRFWIQTLRFMARSRLNRDRPAELATDRSSYQSDQPVLIRVRFLSAGLAPRSGEVAVEVERSGRDPERVVLRSTGDSAEAFEAILPNPAPGDYRIRLLPPPILEGEVPTAEFRVEPPADERDKVQLNRAELVRASSISGGEYRSVLDEGDLLDALPPARKIPLDTDPPIPLWNDWRVLSLFLGLLTTEWVLRKRKQMV; encoded by the coding sequence ATGGAATCGCTGCTCCGAAACCTGGCACTGCAGATGGGGGCCTCCCCCGCCTCCCCCGGCGAGGAGCTCACCCCGTACCTGCGATTCGAACGGCCGTGGTCCCAGGGGGCGCTGCTACTGGTGCTGCTGGTGGGCACGTTCCTGATCGTCCGCCTCTATCTGGGGGAGCGGGGCGGGTCGCTCTTCTACCGTCTGGGGCTCGCCTCGCTCCGGGTCGGCCTGCTCGTGCTGACGATGTTCCTGATCGCAGAGGCGGTGCTGGTCGTCGAGCGGGTGGATCTCCCCTACCTCGTCCTGATGGCCGACGACTCGGCCAGCATGGTCCGCGAGGACCAGTACGCCGACGAGGCGGCCGGGGCACGTGCCAGGGAACTCGCCGGGGAGACCGACCAGCCCGACGCCAGCCGGTTCGCCCTGGTCCGGTCCTGGCTCGCCCGGGATGATGCCTCCCTGCTGAGGTCGCTCCAGGAACAGCACCGGGTCCGGCTCTACCTGGTCTCCGGGTCGGCCCGGGAGCTGGCCGAGGTCACCGACCCGGAGGACATCGGCCCTGCGCTTGAGGCGATGGGCGAGGTCCAGGCCCAGGGTGAGCAGTCCCGCCTCGGCGTCGGGGTCCGGCAGGTGCTGACCGAGCTGAGGGGGGCGCCGCCGTCGGCGATCATCCTGCTCACCGACGGCCAGACGACCCGGGGGGAGGCCCTCTCCGACGTCGCCCCGCTGGCCGCCCGCAAGGGGGTGCCGATTTTCACGATCGGCGTCGGCGACGACACGCCTCCCCGGGACCTCGCCCTGTCGGATCTGGTCGTCGACGACGTCGTCTTCGTGGGGGACACCGTCCGGTTCGAGGCCAAGCTGTCCTCCCGAGGGTTCGAAGGGAGGCCGATCTCGGTCCGCTTGATCGAGGCCCCGCCCGACTCGGGCGACTCGGCCGTCGACCGGGGCCGCGAAGTGGCCGCCGTGCAGGTCGACGCCCCCCCCGACGGCCAGGCCGTGCCCTTCGAGCTGGTCCACCGGCCCGAGGAGATCGGCCGGTTCGATTACGTAGTCGTCGCCGAGGAGCAGCCCCGAGAGGACCGATCGGAGAACAACCGGCTCCGGCGGACGATCGCCGTCCGGGAGGACAAGATCAAGGTCCTGCTCGTCGACGGCCAGCCGCGCTACGAGTTCCGCTACCTCAAGACGTTCCTGGAACGTCGGCCGGAGTCGATCGACCTCGACGTGGTCCTCCAGACCGCCGACCCCGAATACAGCGCCCAGGACGCCGCCGCCCTGCCCACCTTCCCGACCTCGACCGAGGGGGAGGAGGGCCTGTTCTCCTACGACGTGATCATCCTCGGGGACGCCGACCCGCTCTACTTCAGCGCCTCTCAGCTCCAATCGCTCGCCGACTTCGTGACGGAGCAGGGGGGCGGGCTGGTCCTCGCGGCCGGGGAATTCTTCAACCCGGTCTCCTATCAGGGGACCCCCCTGGAGCCGATCATCCCCGTGCAGCTCTCCGGCGCCCGGAACCCGATCCTCGGCGGCGAGTCGATCGAGCCGTTCCAGATGCGGCTGACCGGCGAGGGCCGCTCCAGCCCCCTCTTCCGCCTGGCGGACGACGAGGCGTCGAGCCTCCAGGTCTGGAACAACCTCCCGCCGCACTACTGGTACGTCGAAGCCCCCCGGACGCAGCCGGCCGCCTTCGTGCTGGCCGAGCATCCGGCCGCCACCGGGGCCGACGGGCCGGTGCCCCTGGTCGCGTACCAGTTCGTCGGGGCCGGCAAGGCGCTGTTTATGGGGATCGACGACACCTGGCGGTGGCGGATCGGGGTCGCAGACCGCTACTTCGGCCGGTTCTGGATCCAGACTCTCCGCTTCATGGCCCGGTCCCGGCTCAACCGGGACCGGCCGGCCGAGCTGGCGACCGACCGGTCGAGTTATCAGTCCGATCAACCGGTGCTGATACGCGTCCGGTTCCTCAGCGCCGGGCTGGCGCCGAGGTCGGGCGAAGTCGCCGTCGAGGTCGAGCGGTCGGGCCGGGATCCCGAGCGGGTGGTCCTCCGTTCGACCGGGGACTCCGCCGAGGCCTTCGAAGCGATCCTGCCGAACCCGGCGCCGGGGGACTATCGGATCCGGCTTCTACCCCCCCCGATCCTCGAGGGCGAGGTGCCGACGGCCGAGTTCCGCGTCGAGCCGCCGGCCGACGAGCGCGACAAGGTGCAGCTCAACCGCGCCGAGCTGGTCCGGGCCTCCTCCATCTCCGGGGGCGAATACCGCTCGGTCCTCGACGAGGGGGATCTGCTCGACGCCCTGCCCCCGGCGAGGAAGATCCCGCTGGACACCGACCCCCCGATCCCGCTCTGGAACGACTGGCGGGTGCTCTCGCTGTTCCTCGGGCTGCTGACCACGGAGTGGGTCTTGCGCAAGCGGAAGCAGATGGTCTGA
- a CDS encoding AAA family ATPase: MSDPENPTPLQHEDLAAVERLTQAFVGLRAEMGKIIVGQQDVLEELLIAIFARGHCLLIGVPGLAKTLMIHTLADALNLSFNRIQFTPDLMPSDITGTEVIQEDKATGVRQFKFLRGPIFSNLILADEINRTPPKTQAALLEAMQERQATVGGERHRLPDPFFVLATQNPIEQEGTYPLPEAQLDRFMLNILVDYPTEDEELEVVRVTTSAKPPSVEKVLSGDDILELQQVVRKVPVAEHVGRYAVRLARMTRPGQAEAPQFVRDFVSWGAGPRASQYLVLAAKARAVLQGRPYVAVEDIRSVAGPVLRHRIVTNFNAEAEGLRPDDLITRLIQSLPADPSEAIEGGRVPKLFKSADAG, translated from the coding sequence GTGTCCGACCCCGAGAACCCCACGCCGTTGCAGCACGAGGACCTCGCCGCCGTCGAGCGCCTGACCCAGGCGTTCGTCGGCCTCCGGGCCGAGATGGGCAAGATCATCGTCGGCCAGCAGGACGTGCTCGAGGAGCTGCTCATCGCCATCTTCGCCCGGGGGCACTGCCTGCTGATCGGCGTGCCCGGCCTGGCGAAGACCCTCATGATCCATACCTTGGCCGACGCGTTGAACCTGAGCTTCAACCGGATCCAGTTCACCCCCGACCTGATGCCGTCGGACATCACCGGCACCGAGGTCATCCAGGAGGACAAGGCGACCGGCGTCCGCCAGTTCAAGTTCCTCCGCGGGCCGATCTTCTCGAACCTGATCCTGGCCGACGAGATCAACCGGACCCCCCCCAAGACCCAGGCCGCGCTGCTGGAGGCGATGCAGGAGCGACAGGCCACCGTCGGCGGGGAGCGGCACCGGCTGCCCGACCCGTTCTTTGTGCTGGCCACCCAGAACCCGATCGAGCAGGAGGGGACCTACCCCCTGCCCGAGGCCCAGCTCGACCGCTTCATGCTCAACATCCTGGTCGACTACCCGACCGAGGACGAGGAGCTGGAAGTGGTCCGGGTGACGACCTCGGCCAAGCCGCCGTCGGTGGAGAAGGTGCTCTCGGGGGACGATATCCTGGAGCTGCAGCAGGTCGTCCGCAAGGTGCCGGTGGCCGAGCACGTCGGCCGGTATGCCGTCCGGCTGGCCCGGATGACCCGCCCCGGCCAGGCCGAGGCGCCGCAGTTCGTCCGGGACTTCGTGAGCTGGGGGGCCGGGCCGAGGGCCAGCCAGTACCTCGTGCTCGCGGCCAAGGCCCGGGCCGTGCTGCAGGGCCGCCCCTACGTGGCGGTGGAGGATATCAGGTCGGTGGCCGGGCCGGTGCTCCGCCATCGCATCGTCACCAACTTCAACGCCGAAGCCGAGGGGCTGAGGCCGGACGACCTCATCACCCGGCTGATCCAGTCGCTACCGGCCGACCCGAGCGAGGCAATCGAAGGTGGTCGAGTACCAAAGCTATTTAAATCCGCAGACGCTGGCTAA
- a CDS encoding DUF4175 family protein, with translation MTGTLDRRIAGLRGRLRRLLALRGLCWVAFAAVMAFIAITWIDWFVPLAWDVRLAALVIAGVVLALVAWRELIRPLTVPFDDLRLALLIERRWPHLNERLSSTIAFLKARGAADGEDGRYGSEALRELTISQALTEVESLDFSRVVDPRPLRLAGLLAAWAVAMLVAESVAAPEFQSIAVRRFLLGEVAWPKRTELSIAEVPVKIARGMSYELTARAEVGRELPVVPPRAWFEVLSHVAPPLKLLEGSLQGRPPGSARVTYRFEDGETVNAPLRPDEDGAFHGRLDVVNRPFRFYVAAGDDSTDWIDVAVVPPPTLDEVQVRVVPPPYTRPFASEEEREAAVETLAPDQTQIRALEGSQVRFSARANKPLTSAELMNEDASTGLPVALLGDRSRLDATIEAAGAGSFWFTLKDLDGFTNPEATRYELRSIVDTPPLSLIVEPQFDVSVPASATVPIRIRAEDDYGLQLVRLLFTATAPESAESEDHVVPLWTAEASIDAGRSQEQEVEHRLELASMALQPGAMITAYAEARDFFSGPDDPGPHLSRSRPLRIRVISDEEFRTQLDDRRREIRDEIERIAEMQKLAMPPVREAITELDATGSVEPKTGDELREASVMQRQVGGRLDESGNGLSDRLQRFLDEMENANVDDPEVSDQMRQMKAVVDRLRAEHIRPAEQGISRALRGLDPREQQQPPRQDQGEPAREEHAEAANAEAQPDTPSPAGETGEGTAPGQSQPQPEGQPSTDRPIDPEQAEARQSLDESRESQQAIARELDAMLQGLSEFETLRGVTREAERLLNDQDAITKETEQRATDPELMGKRPEDLDAEQQADLQNLSDRQRDVSDELQDLTARMDELNEGLAETDPLAAEALEDALENIRNQGASGKLGQAAERVSENQMGPAGQAQDEGREAIQDLVDTLKNRRENDLERLVKQLKETRDELAQAQLKQAELLKKTMQAQQGGQQGQQGQQGGQQGQQGQQGGQQGQQGGQQGQQGDQERLQQLAKEQEQLEQELRRQLQKLRKLRADQAARAGSRAAGRMANAGQELDEGDGEEARQNEEDALKDLEQAIAETDQAIQEAQDRLLMEQFAKIRDQLRAYNDRQKRLIEETVAFDRRREAGGGRLSRADSFDVRNLGRAQSGLKEETESLTERLDGAPVFKLSLERAAARMVEAAEGLAGVETGRDTQRAEEAASQWLERLVASLDPPDEDEEQGDQQQQQGGQQGQPGQQGNPGDGIPAEAQIRMLKAMQEDINIRTQELDELKDADGPLSEAQEREFVRLEEDQHTIADLLRDLIQPKRPDGLEE, from the coding sequence ATGACTGGAACGCTCGATCGCCGGATCGCCGGGCTCCGAGGCCGCCTCCGCCGACTGCTCGCCCTCCGGGGGCTCTGCTGGGTCGCCTTCGCCGCCGTCATGGCCTTCATCGCGATCACCTGGATCGACTGGTTCGTCCCCCTAGCCTGGGACGTCCGGCTCGCGGCGCTGGTGATCGCCGGAGTCGTCCTCGCCCTGGTGGCCTGGCGGGAGCTGATCCGCCCGCTGACGGTCCCGTTCGACGACCTGAGGCTCGCCCTCCTCATCGAGCGCCGCTGGCCGCACCTCAACGAGCGCCTCTCCAGCACCATCGCCTTCCTCAAGGCCAGGGGGGCCGCCGACGGGGAGGACGGCCGGTACGGCTCCGAGGCGCTCCGGGAGCTGACCATCTCCCAGGCGCTGACGGAAGTCGAGTCGCTCGACTTCTCCCGGGTGGTCGACCCCCGGCCGCTCCGGCTGGCGGGCCTGCTAGCGGCCTGGGCGGTGGCGATGCTGGTCGCCGAGTCGGTGGCGGCCCCCGAGTTCCAGTCGATCGCGGTCCGGCGGTTCCTGCTCGGCGAGGTCGCCTGGCCGAAGCGGACGGAGCTGTCGATCGCCGAGGTCCCGGTGAAGATCGCCCGGGGGATGTCCTACGAGCTGACCGCCCGGGCCGAGGTCGGTCGGGAACTCCCGGTGGTGCCGCCCCGGGCCTGGTTCGAGGTCCTGAGCCACGTCGCGCCGCCGCTGAAGCTCCTGGAGGGGAGCCTACAGGGACGGCCACCCGGCTCCGCCCGGGTGACCTACAGGTTCGAGGACGGCGAGACCGTCAACGCCCCGCTCCGGCCCGACGAGGATGGAGCCTTCCACGGCCGCCTCGACGTGGTCAACCGCCCCTTCCGGTTCTACGTGGCGGCGGGGGACGACTCGACCGATTGGATTGACGTGGCCGTGGTCCCCCCGCCGACGCTCGACGAGGTGCAGGTCCGGGTGGTCCCGCCCCCCTATACCCGGCCCTTCGCCTCCGAGGAGGAGCGTGAGGCCGCCGTCGAGACGCTCGCCCCCGACCAGACCCAGATCCGGGCCCTCGAAGGGTCGCAGGTCCGCTTCTCCGCCCGGGCGAACAAGCCGCTCACCTCGGCCGAGCTGATGAACGAGGACGCCTCGACGGGCCTGCCGGTCGCGCTGCTCGGCGACCGGTCCCGCCTCGACGCGACGATCGAGGCCGCCGGGGCCGGCTCGTTCTGGTTCACGTTGAAGGACCTGGACGGGTTCACCAACCCCGAGGCCACCCGATATGAGCTGCGATCGATCGTCGACACTCCGCCCCTGTCCCTGATCGTCGAGCCCCAGTTCGACGTCTCGGTCCCCGCCTCGGCCACCGTCCCGATCCGGATCCGGGCCGAGGACGATTACGGCCTCCAGCTCGTCCGGCTGCTGTTCACCGCCACCGCCCCGGAGTCGGCCGAGTCGGAAGACCACGTCGTCCCGCTCTGGACCGCCGAGGCCTCGATCGACGCCGGGCGGTCCCAGGAGCAGGAGGTCGAACATCGCCTCGAACTCGCGTCGATGGCCCTCCAGCCCGGCGCGATGATCACGGCCTATGCCGAGGCCCGGGACTTCTTCTCCGGCCCCGACGACCCCGGGCCGCACCTGTCCCGCAGCCGACCCCTGCGGATCCGGGTCATCTCCGACGAGGAGTTCCGCACCCAGCTCGACGACCGCCGCCGCGAGATCCGGGACGAGATCGAGCGGATCGCCGAGATGCAGAAGCTCGCCATGCCCCCCGTCCGGGAGGCGATCACCGAGTTGGACGCGACCGGCTCCGTCGAGCCGAAGACGGGGGACGAACTCCGAGAGGCGTCCGTCATGCAACGCCAGGTCGGCGGTCGGCTCGACGAGTCGGGCAATGGTCTCTCCGACCGACTCCAACGGTTCCTCGACGAGATGGAGAACGCGAACGTCGACGACCCCGAGGTGTCCGACCAGATGCGTCAGATGAAGGCCGTCGTCGACCGCCTCCGGGCCGAGCACATCCGTCCCGCGGAGCAGGGCATCTCGCGGGCCCTCCGGGGCCTCGATCCCCGGGAGCAGCAACAGCCCCCGCGTCAGGACCAAGGCGAGCCCGCCCGGGAGGAGCACGCCGAGGCCGCCAATGCCGAGGCACAGCCCGACACGCCGTCCCCGGCCGGCGAGACCGGGGAAGGCACCGCCCCCGGCCAATCCCAACCCCAGCCCGAGGGTCAACCCTCGACCGACCGACCGATCGACCCGGAACAGGCTGAGGCCCGGCAGTCGCTCGACGAATCCCGGGAGAGCCAGCAGGCGATCGCCCGGGAGCTGGATGCGATGCTCCAGGGGCTCAGCGAGTTCGAGACGCTCCGGGGCGTGACCCGGGAGGCCGAGCGCCTTCTCAACGACCAGGACGCGATCACCAAGGAGACCGAGCAGCGAGCCACCGACCCGGAACTGATGGGCAAGCGGCCCGAGGATCTCGACGCCGAACAGCAGGCCGACCTCCAGAACCTCTCCGACCGTCAGCGCGACGTCTCCGACGAATTGCAAGATCTGACCGCCCGAATGGACGAACTGAACGAGGGGCTCGCCGAGACCGACCCGCTCGCCGCCGAGGCGCTCGAGGACGCGCTGGAGAACATCCGGAACCAGGGCGCCTCCGGCAAGCTGGGACAGGCCGCCGAGCGGGTCTCCGAGAACCAGATGGGCCCCGCCGGTCAGGCCCAGGACGAGGGTCGAGAGGCCATCCAGGATCTCGTCGACACCCTGAAGAACCGCCGGGAGAACGACCTCGAACGCCTGGTCAAGCAGCTCAAGGAGACTCGGGACGAGCTCGCCCAGGCCCAGCTCAAGCAGGCCGAACTCTTGAAGAAGACCATGCAGGCCCAGCAAGGGGGCCAGCAGGGACAACAGGGACAACAGGGAGGCCAGCAGGGGCAGCAGGGACAGCAAGGGGGCCAGCAGGGACAGCAAGGGGGCCAGCAAGGCCAGCAGGGTGATCAGGAACGGCTCCAGCAACTCGCCAAGGAACAGGAGCAGTTGGAGCAGGAGCTCCGTCGTCAGCTCCAGAAGCTCCGGAAGCTCCGGGCCGATCAGGCCGCCAGGGCCGGCTCCCGGGCCGCAGGCCGGATGGCCAATGCCGGCCAGGAACTCGACGAGGGCGACGGCGAGGAAGCCCGGCAGAACGAGGAGGACGCCCTGAAAGACCTGGAACAGGCGATCGCGGAGACCGACCAGGCGATCCAGGAGGCCCAGGATCGCCTTCTCATGGAGCAATTCGCCAAGATCCGGGACCAGCTCCGGGCGTACAATGATCGACAGAAGCGGCTGATCGAGGAGACCGTCGCCTTCGACCGGCGTCGGGAGGCCGGGGGCGGTCGGCTCTCCCGGGCCGACAGCTTCGACGTCCGGAACCTCGGCCGGGCCCAGTCCGGCCTGAAGGAGGAGACCGAATCGCTGACCGAGCGACTCGACGGCGCCCCCGTCTTCAAGCTGTCCCTCGAACGCGCCGCCGCCCGGATGGTCGAGGCCGCCGAGGGACTCGCCGGGGTCGAGACGGGCCGGGACACCCAGCGGGCCGAGGAGGCCGCCTCCCAATGGCTCGAACGCCTCGTGGCCTCCCTCGACCCCCCGGATGAGGACGAAGAACAAGGCGACCAGCAGCAGCAGCAGGGCGGCCAGCAGGGCCAGCCCGGCCAGCAGGGCAACCCCGGCGACGGCATCCCCGCCGAGGCCCAGATCCGGATGCTCAAGGCCATGCAGGAAGATATCAATATTCGTACCCAGGAACTCGACGAGCTGAAGGACGCCGACGGACCGCTCTCCGAGGCCCAGGAACGCGAGTTCGTCCGCCTCGAGGAAGACCAGCACACCATCGCCGACCTGCTCCGAGACCTGATCCAACCCAAGCGCCCCGATGGCCTGGAGGAATGA